A genomic segment from Terriglobia bacterium encodes:
- the ppdK gene encoding pyruvate, phosphate dikinase: MSSSTVSRPRSRASQKTSAHKPQKKVHGRPKLVAKPKLVPKTKKDVQYVFFFGGGKADGHGTMKDELGGKGAGLAEMTNAGLPVPPGFTIQTEGCREYMRTGKTSNGVHQQTMAALARLEKLQGQKLGTGDNPLLVSVRSGGKFSMPGMMDTILNLGLNDESVKALARKSNNDRFAYDSYRRLIQMFGNVVLDIPKHAFEEVFDAQKAKRGVKLDTELTADDLKQVIADYKQVVRKQTGRDFPQAPVDQLTMSRDAVFRSWNNDRAKVYRRINNISDDLGTAVSVQCMVFGNLGETSGTGVGFTRNPATGAKEFYGEFLMNAQGEDVVSGARTPVHISELQKLMPGVYNQLRDITSRLEKHYRDVQDFEFTIQEGKLYMLQTRNGKRTGRAAVRIAIDMVNEKLIKPEEAIFRVDPSQLYDYLMPNLDDKGGDVEVIATGLPASPGAAVGQIVFTANDAVKMAGTGPQKKPVVLVRGETTPEDIHGMEVAAGILTARGGMTSHAAVVTRGMGKCGIVGASEIEVDEKKKEMRVGNLVMKEGDWISLDGTTGRVIKGRLNTVPASPDDPDLKKLMGWAEPYRKIGVRANADIPRDAVAARSFGAEGIGLCRTEHMFFAEDRIPHMRAMIMADTLEDRKKELVKLLPMQRADFEGLFRAMPGLPVTIRLLDPPLHEFLPKREELMVQIAKLEITDPQSPKLTEARAILRRVEELHEFNPMLGLRGCRLGITFPEISEMQSRAIFEAAVNVSKEGIKVIAEVMVPLTVTVKEMVNQSAIIRQTAEQVFKEKGSKVHYLVGTMIELPRACVVADEIATDAEFFSFGTNDLTQTTYGFSRDDIGTFLPAYVERGILKNDPFASIDQKGVGYLMELGVQRGRKTRPDIELGICGEHGGDPASVEFCHKIGLDYVSCSPYRVLTARLAAAQAGASDKLKVEGGRTK, from the coding sequence ATGAGTTCATCCACGGTTTCCCGTCCACGCTCCCGAGCTTCGCAAAAAACATCCGCCCACAAGCCCCAGAAGAAAGTTCACGGTCGCCCCAAGCTGGTGGCCAAGCCCAAGCTTGTGCCCAAAACAAAGAAGGACGTCCAGTACGTCTTTTTCTTTGGCGGGGGCAAAGCGGACGGCCACGGCACCATGAAAGACGAACTGGGCGGCAAGGGCGCCGGCCTGGCGGAGATGACCAATGCCGGATTGCCGGTGCCGCCGGGATTCACCATACAGACCGAAGGCTGCCGCGAGTACATGCGCACGGGAAAGACCTCGAATGGCGTCCACCAGCAGACCATGGCTGCGCTGGCCCGTCTGGAGAAGCTGCAAGGACAAAAGCTAGGCACGGGCGATAACCCGCTTTTGGTGAGCGTGCGCTCCGGCGGAAAATTCTCCATGCCCGGCATGATGGATACCATCCTGAACCTGGGGCTGAACGACGAAAGCGTAAAAGCTCTGGCCCGCAAATCGAACAACGACCGCTTTGCTTATGACTCTTACAGGCGTTTGATTCAGATGTTCGGCAACGTGGTGCTGGACATTCCCAAGCACGCGTTTGAAGAAGTGTTTGACGCGCAGAAGGCCAAACGCGGAGTGAAGCTGGACACCGAACTCACGGCCGACGACCTGAAGCAGGTCATCGCCGACTACAAGCAGGTGGTGCGCAAGCAGACCGGGCGCGATTTTCCCCAGGCGCCGGTGGACCAGCTCACCATGTCGCGTGACGCCGTGTTCCGCTCCTGGAACAACGACCGCGCCAAGGTCTATCGCCGCATCAACAATATTTCTGACGACCTGGGCACCGCCGTCAGCGTGCAGTGCATGGTGTTCGGCAACCTGGGCGAAACCAGCGGCACCGGCGTGGGCTTTACCCGCAATCCGGCCACCGGCGCCAAGGAATTTTACGGCGAGTTCCTGATGAACGCGCAAGGTGAAGACGTGGTCTCCGGCGCGCGGACCCCGGTGCACATCAGCGAACTGCAGAAACTGATGCCCGGCGTTTACAACCAGTTGCGGGACATCACGTCGCGGCTGGAAAAGCACTATCGCGACGTGCAGGATTTTGAATTCACTATCCAGGAAGGCAAGCTGTACATGCTGCAGACGCGCAACGGCAAGCGCACCGGGCGCGCCGCGGTCCGCATTGCCATTGATATGGTGAATGAGAAACTGATCAAGCCGGAAGAAGCCATCTTCCGCGTTGATCCCAGCCAGCTATATGACTACCTGATGCCCAACCTTGACGATAAGGGCGGCGACGTGGAAGTGATCGCCACCGGACTGCCGGCATCGCCCGGCGCGGCCGTGGGGCAGATCGTCTTCACCGCCAATGACGCGGTGAAGATGGCGGGCACCGGACCGCAGAAAAAGCCTGTCGTACTGGTCCGCGGAGAAACCACCCCGGAGGACATTCACGGCATGGAAGTGGCTGCGGGCATTCTCACCGCGCGCGGCGGCATGACCAGCCACGCCGCCGTGGTCACCCGCGGCATGGGCAAGTGCGGCATTGTGGGCGCCAGCGAAATTGAAGTGGACGAAAAGAAGAAAGAGATGCGCGTCGGCAACCTGGTGATGAAAGAAGGCGACTGGATTTCTCTCGACGGCACCACCGGACGCGTGATCAAAGGCCGCCTGAATACCGTACCCGCGTCGCCGGACGATCCTGATTTGAAGAAGCTGATGGGTTGGGCGGAGCCATACCGCAAGATCGGCGTGCGCGCCAATGCTGACATCCCGCGTGACGCCGTGGCTGCCCGCTCGTTCGGCGCGGAAGGTATCGGCCTGTGCCGCACCGAGCACATGTTCTTTGCTGAAGACCGCATCCCGCACATGCGCGCCATGATCATGGCGGACACGCTGGAGGACCGCAAAAAGGAGTTGGTCAAGCTGCTGCCCATGCAGCGCGCGGACTTTGAAGGTCTATTCCGCGCCATGCCCGGGCTGCCCGTCACCATCCGCTTGCTCGATCCTCCGCTGCACGAGTTCCTGCCCAAGCGCGAAGAGCTGATGGTGCAGATCGCCAAGCTGGAGATCACTGATCCGCAGTCGCCCAAGCTCACGGAAGCGCGGGCCATCCTGCGGCGCGTGGAAGAGTTGCATGAGTTCAATCCCATGCTGGGACTGCGCGGATGCCGGCTGGGAATCACCTTCCCGGAGATTTCTGAAATGCAGTCGCGCGCCATCTTTGAGGCGGCGGTCAACGTGAGCAAGGAAGGGATCAAGGTGATCGCTGAAGTCATGGTGCCGTTGACCGTGACCGTCAAAGAGATGGTCAACCAGAGCGCCATCATCCGCCAGACTGCCGAACAGGTGTTCAAGGAGAAGGGAAGCAAGGTGCACTACCTTGTGGGGACGATGATTGAGCTGCCTCGCGCCTGCGTGGTGGCCGACGAAATCGCCACCGACGCCGAGTTCTTCAGCTTCGGCACCAACGACCTCACCCAGACCACGTACGGCTTCTCCCGCGACGACATCGGTACCTTCCTGCCGGCGTACGTGGAGCGCGGCATCCTGAAGAATGATCCGTTTGCCAGCATTGACCAGAAGGGCGTCGGCTACCTGATGGAGTTGGGCGTACAACGGGGCCGCAAGACCCGGCCGGACATTGAGCTGGGCATCTGCGGCGAGCACGGCGGCGATCCGGCGTCGGTGGAGTTCTGCCACAAAATCGGTTTGGACTATGTTTCCTGCTCGCCGTATCGCGTGCTCACGGCGCGCCTGGCAGCAGCGCAAGCCGGTGCGTCCGACAAGCTGAAAGTGGAAGGCGGAAGGACGAAGTAG
- a CDS encoding ferredoxin family protein, whose amino-acid sequence MAYVIAEPCIGTKDAACVDACPVDCIHPKKDESQFESTDMLFIDPVECIDCGACVPVCPVSAIFAQDDLPEKWKAYTEKNAKYYGR is encoded by the coding sequence ATGGCATATGTAATTGCTGAGCCTTGCATTGGAACCAAGGACGCGGCCTGCGTGGATGCCTGTCCTGTAGACTGCATCCACCCCAAGAAAGATGAATCGCAGTTCGAAAGCACCGACATGTTGTTCATTGACCCGGTGGAATGTATTGACTGCGGCGCCTGCGTCCCGGTCTGCCCGGTTTCGGCGATCTTCGCCCAGGACGACCTGCCGGAAAAGTGGAAAGCCTACACCGAGAAGAACGCCAAGTACTACGGGCGGTAA
- a CDS encoding glycine--tRNA ligase subunit alpha, giving the protein MSNSSVPTYQELILSLQQFWAESGCVLQQPYDTEVGAGTMSPETFLRALGPKPYKVAYVQPSRRPADGRYGDNPNRLYKHMQMQVIVKPPPEDVQELYLRSLGKLGIDLSKHDIKFEEDNWESPTLGAWGVGWQVMLDGLEITQFTYFQQCGGIDLDPICAELTYGLERIAAFLQDVDSIYDIVWARDPKTGAAVTYRDVRFQDELQLSVYNFEVAEVANAWKHLELYESECQARINDFNKLAANKAATQSEKDRFPLLATYELCLKCSHLFNILDARGAISVTERVGVIARIRQLAVGLAKAYLAQQSSSTQQKEGAA; this is encoded by the coding sequence ATGTCCAACTCCAGCGTCCCCACATATCAGGAACTGATTCTCAGCCTTCAGCAATTCTGGGCGGAGAGCGGCTGCGTGCTGCAGCAGCCTTATGACACTGAAGTCGGCGCAGGCACCATGTCCCCGGAGACTTTTCTGCGCGCGCTGGGGCCCAAGCCGTACAAAGTCGCGTACGTGCAGCCTTCGCGCCGTCCCGCCGACGGCCGTTACGGCGACAATCCCAACCGCCTTTACAAGCACATGCAGATGCAGGTGATCGTGAAGCCTCCGCCGGAGGACGTGCAGGAGCTGTATCTGCGCTCGCTGGGCAAGCTGGGCATTGATCTGAGCAAGCATGACATCAAGTTTGAGGAAGACAACTGGGAGTCGCCGACCCTGGGCGCATGGGGCGTGGGCTGGCAGGTGATGCTCGACGGTCTGGAGATCACGCAGTTCACTTACTTCCAGCAGTGCGGCGGCATTGACCTTGACCCCATCTGCGCCGAACTGACGTACGGACTGGAGCGCATCGCCGCGTTTCTGCAGGACGTGGACAGCATTTACGACATCGTGTGGGCGCGCGATCCCAAGACGGGAGCGGCGGTCACGTATCGCGATGTGCGCTTTCAAGATGAGTTGCAGCTATCGGTTTACAACTTTGAGGTGGCCGAAGTCGCGAATGCCTGGAAGCACTTGGAGCTGTACGAGAGCGAGTGCCAGGCACGCATTAATGACTTCAACAAACTTGCAGCGAACAAAGCTGCCACGCAGTCTGAGAAAGACCGCTTTCCGCTGCTCGCCACTTATGAGCTTTGCTTGAAATGCTCCCATCTGTTCAACATCCTGGACGCCCGCGGCGCCATCTCAGTCACCGAGCGTGTGGGCGTGATCGCCCGCATACGACAACTGGCAGTCGGCCTGGCCAAAGCATATCTGGCGCAGCAGAGTTCTTCCACACAGCAGAAAGAAGGAGCGGCCTAA
- the glyS gene encoding glycine--tRNA ligase subunit beta, protein MPDFLLEIGCEEIPARMLDAACKELAQRLLGAMVKESLLQQSTQPAYHSDMPAVIFSSFATPRRLALVLPGVLASQPDVTEQITGPSTKVAFKDGHPTPAAEAFAKKAGVEVSKLEKITNPKGEYLAATITKKGRPAAEVLAEALPKEIAAVYWAKNMYWRAGKPERFVRPIRWIVAMLDGQVVPLEFGGVKAGNQSRGHRILGPATLSIASPTQYVESLRNAHVMASPAEREQRIRKALDAAARTVSGIRWREDAALLSTVVNLTEWPSAILGNFDQQYLALPEEVLVTVMRDHQKYFAVEDASGKLAPHFLAVLNTDGDPDGLIAHGNERVLRARFNDARFFWDTDQKTPLRDRVNLLKAVTFQKDLGSYFDKAERIVNLGERLCPLLQRAGLKVDASAVQQAAWFAKTDLTAELVKEFTELQGIIGGLYAKTQSLPQSVADAIYDQYKPASMEDSVPRTLEGAVLSIADKADSIAGMFALGLVPSGSKDPFALRRQANGIVKILAEHKLSVRLGILIADSLEGYEDSEARKNFKFPSQIKEIGERLEAKWKPVAPNVRQDLASIRFLISQFFRERLEFYLRDVLHFRYDVVSAVVQGAYDRGDDEVPDLIERSKAVAEICTSTEFESLFIAFKRVKNIIRQAQEKGFAIAELQPEEKFDSEAEVAIWKEFRRLASSFLPLRKQRRYLDAFRELAKVREPVDRFFDSVMVMVDDSDVRAKRLGLLNYLLATFNTIADLSELAPESK, encoded by the coding sequence ATGCCTGACTTCCTTCTGGAAATTGGTTGCGAAGAGATTCCCGCGCGCATGTTGGACGCCGCTTGCAAAGAGCTGGCGCAGCGCCTTCTGGGTGCGATGGTCAAAGAATCTCTGCTGCAACAGAGCACGCAACCCGCGTACCACAGCGACATGCCTGCGGTCATATTTAGTTCCTTTGCGACGCCCCGCCGCCTTGCCCTGGTATTGCCGGGCGTGCTGGCGTCGCAACCGGACGTGACTGAGCAGATCACTGGACCTTCAACCAAGGTTGCATTTAAGGACGGCCATCCAACCCCGGCAGCGGAAGCGTTCGCCAAGAAGGCGGGGGTTGAAGTTTCCAAGCTGGAAAAGATCACCAACCCGAAAGGCGAGTATCTGGCCGCAACCATCACCAAGAAGGGACGGCCTGCGGCTGAAGTGCTGGCGGAAGCTCTGCCGAAGGAGATTGCTGCAGTTTATTGGGCCAAGAATATGTACTGGCGCGCGGGCAAGCCGGAACGCTTTGTGCGACCCATCCGCTGGATCGTCGCGATGCTTGATGGCCAGGTGGTCCCGCTGGAGTTCGGCGGAGTCAAGGCCGGCAATCAGTCTCGCGGCCACCGGATTCTGGGGCCGGCGACGCTTTCCATCGCTTCGCCCACCCAATACGTCGAAAGCCTGCGCAACGCCCACGTGATGGCCAGCCCGGCGGAGCGCGAACAGCGCATCCGCAAAGCCCTGGACGCCGCCGCGCGCACCGTTTCCGGCATACGCTGGCGCGAAGACGCCGCGTTGCTCAGCACCGTTGTCAATCTCACGGAATGGCCTTCGGCGATTCTGGGAAATTTTGATCAGCAGTATCTTGCGCTGCCGGAAGAAGTTCTGGTGACCGTGATGCGCGACCACCAGAAATACTTCGCCGTGGAAGATGCCTCCGGCAAGCTGGCTCCGCATTTTCTGGCTGTACTGAACACGGATGGCGACCCCGACGGCCTCATCGCGCATGGTAATGAGCGCGTACTGCGCGCACGCTTCAACGACGCGCGCTTTTTCTGGGACACCGATCAGAAGACGCCGCTTCGAGATCGCGTGAACCTGCTAAAAGCCGTAACCTTCCAGAAGGATTTGGGCAGCTATTTCGACAAAGCAGAGCGCATTGTGAATCTGGGAGAGAGGCTGTGTCCCTTGCTGCAGCGGGCTGGATTGAAAGTCGACGCCAGTGCGGTTCAGCAGGCAGCCTGGTTTGCAAAAACGGACCTGACCGCCGAACTCGTCAAGGAATTCACCGAGCTGCAGGGAATCATCGGCGGACTCTACGCTAAGACACAAAGCCTCCCACAATCCGTCGCCGACGCCATTTATGACCAGTACAAGCCTGCGTCCATGGAAGATTCCGTCCCTCGGACGTTGGAAGGCGCAGTGCTCTCCATCGCCGACAAGGCTGACTCCATTGCCGGAATGTTTGCGCTGGGTCTGGTGCCTTCGGGGTCGAAGGATCCATTTGCGTTGCGGAGGCAGGCCAACGGGATTGTGAAGATCCTTGCAGAACACAAGTTATCGGTTCGATTGGGAATATTGATAGCTGATTCGCTGGAAGGCTACGAAGACAGTGAAGCCAGAAAAAACTTCAAGTTCCCGAGCCAGATTAAGGAGATAGGGGAGCGACTAGAAGCCAAGTGGAAGCCGGTGGCACCCAACGTCCGACAGGATCTCGCATCTATCCGGTTCCTGATTTCTCAATTTTTCAGAGAACGATTGGAATTCTATCTCCGGGATGTCCTTCACTTCAGATATGACGTTGTAAGTGCCGTCGTACAAGGGGCATACGACCGTGGAGACGATGAGGTTCCGGACCTGATTGAAAGGTCGAAAGCGGTTGCTGAAATTTGTACGTCGACTGAGTTTGAATCTCTATTCATAGCGTTCAAGAGAGTCAAGAATATCATTCGTCAGGCTCAGGAGAAGGGCTTCGCTATTGCGGAGCTTCAGCCAGAAGAGAAATTTGATTCTGAAGCTGAAGTCGCGATATGGAAGGAGTTCCGGCGCCTGGCATCTTCCTTTTTGCCGTTGCGAAAGCAGCGAAGATATCTGGATGCGTTTCGGGAATTGGCCAAGGTGAGGGAACCGGTGGACCGTTTCTTCGACTCTGTCATGGTAATGGTGGATGATTCGGACGTACGGGCAAAACGGCTCGGTCTTCTAAACTACTTGCTCGCTACCTTCAATACAATTGCCGATCTTTCAGAACTCGCACCTGAATCCAAATGA
- the recO gene encoding DNA repair protein RecO has protein sequence MPKQSEALVLRTYPFHEADLLVTLFTRAEGKVRGVAKSAKRSKRRFGGALEPLTYVVAHWEDKEKQELARLDSCDIIASPLASEVSYPRLVALSYVAEVIDQLLPDREPNDDIFRLALSVVGQIRGDSVWMPLTYFDLWIVRLIGLLPDLTQCSACGDVLNGHRAYFHPLADGLLCSRDKRLASTEISADSRSVAAEMFRAPVESFAAAAWPRRRGADLRKFLAQRIEHHIEKKLVTAAMLERLD, from the coding sequence ATGCCCAAGCAGTCTGAAGCCCTGGTTCTGCGCACATATCCGTTCCACGAAGCGGACCTGCTGGTCACGCTGTTCACCCGCGCGGAAGGCAAGGTGCGGGGCGTGGCCAAGTCTGCCAAGCGGTCCAAACGTCGCTTTGGCGGTGCGCTGGAGCCGCTGACCTACGTGGTCGCGCACTGGGAAGACAAGGAAAAGCAGGAACTGGCGCGGCTCGACTCTTGCGACATCATTGCCTCTCCGCTGGCCAGTGAGGTGAGTTATCCGCGGCTGGTGGCGCTCAGCTACGTGGCCGAAGTCATTGACCAGCTTCTCCCCGACCGCGAGCCCAATGACGACATCTTTCGCCTGGCGCTGTCGGTGGTCGGACAGATTCGTGGCGACTCCGTGTGGATGCCGCTGACTTACTTCGACTTGTGGATCGTCCGCCTGATCGGCCTGCTGCCCGACCTCACGCAGTGTTCTGCGTGCGGCGACGTTCTCAATGGCCACCGGGCGTACTTCCATCCCCTGGCGGATGGCTTGCTTTGTTCGCGCGACAAGCGTTTGGCCAGCACGGAAATCTCCGCCGACTCGCGCTCCGTGGCCGCGGAAATGTTCCGCGCTCCGGTAGAGAGCTTTGCCGCAGCGGCGTGGCCCCGGCGTCGCGGCGCTGATCTGCGCAAATTCCTGGCCCAGCGCATTGAACATCACATTGAAAAAAAGCTGGTCACCGCTGCCATGCTGGAACGATTGGACTGA
- a CDS encoding DUF4184 family protein, translating to MPFTLAHPAAVLPLRKWLVLSALVVGSMAPDFHYFIYMGPDAEASHSLPGVFLFCLPAGLLVLWIFHRFLKLPLISLAPARHAEKLMAFAGPFPFTPLPRLLLIVASMLAGTLTHLLWDSFTHSGGWFVQRFDFLQTVVLPQIFFGRSIFSVLQHGSTLLGMTVLVVWYAIWFRKAPSQPLPSDMSLSSATKRWAGILMILMACALSSGYGWVLFVKYDRFPAFVGGFAIAIITVMFAEAVVFSLWWWRRRRTYQSLNSGRLSGSG from the coding sequence TTGCCCTTCACTCTTGCTCATCCTGCCGCCGTTCTGCCGCTGCGCAAGTGGCTGGTTCTTTCCGCGCTGGTGGTGGGCAGCATGGCCCCGGACTTCCACTACTTCATCTACATGGGTCCGGACGCCGAAGCCAGCCATTCCCTGCCCGGCGTCTTTCTCTTCTGCTTGCCGGCCGGACTTTTGGTCCTGTGGATTTTCCATCGCTTCCTGAAGCTGCCTTTAATCAGCCTGGCGCCGGCGCGTCACGCGGAGAAGCTTATGGCCTTTGCCGGGCCGTTCCCGTTCACGCCGCTGCCTCGTCTGCTGCTCATTGTGGCGTCCATGCTGGCCGGCACGCTCACGCATTTGCTGTGGGATTCGTTCACCCACAGCGGCGGATGGTTCGTCCAGCGATTCGACTTCCTGCAGACCGTAGTCCTCCCGCAAATCTTTTTCGGACGCTCCATCTTCAGCGTGCTGCAACACGGCAGCACCCTCCTGGGAATGACCGTCTTGGTGGTCTGGTACGCGATATGGTTCAGGAAGGCGCCATCGCAACCGCTGCCCTCTGACATGAGCTTGTCGTCGGCGACCAAGCGCTGGGCAGGCATCTTGATGATCCTGATGGCCTGCGCGCTGTCTTCGGGGTACGGCTGGGTTTTGTTTGTGAAATATGATCGATTCCCGGCGTTCGTCGGCGGGTTTGCCATAGCCATCATTACCGTCATGTTTGCGGAAGCGGTGGTGTTCAGCCTGTGGTGGTGGAGAAGGCGCCGGACTTACCAGTCGTTAAATTCCGGGCGATTATCGGGATCGGGATAG
- a CDS encoding 3-isopropylmalate dehydratase, translating into MVKRPDKVRLQGRILFLTEDPELIRRQLNGEDLPWDTQNPRNNPKLRDDISTDEITPAHICFFFDETLGEFPYTGLKCGNEVPIKRGDVKKGGFVAAVSGKRRGKGSSREQSPYAELCAGIKLVVAENIERIYKQNCQNLGVLTTTDFGLIDKIRAGEEVPLSKFTEGEDDITRQVIEYGGLFPFNVARMQGKVFLPPIQTAKRPMTIAEKIFARHMLNAQNEPGVPFVTPGDSGFARTDLRFSHEYVTPMAAIFFEHFVGKDAKVNDPSTILFFRDHLTFLDEVISEEKKKMGLLDLAGQLKLKQEDFAKKQGIRLHGELKDRKGSEGICHSIVAETYALPGQLNVGSDSHTPHVGAVGCVAFGIGTTDVFNSWITKDVRVKVPESVKVVVRGKRKPNVTAKDFILLLLSMEYIRSGKALAKVMEYCGEAIEELSVDERATMTNMAAEIGGFTGIVAPDRKTVDFLMERRGMSLAEASKYCQGLFSDPDAHYAHVIEVNAEDITPMVATPGDPGNGKYVRELNTPVPVEIAYGGTCTAGKNADMDMYAQVLSDALKQGRHVAESCKFYIQFGSQETRDYCLRKGYLDVFKQAGAIVIEPSCGACINAGPGVSTRADQVVISAQNRNFPGRSGPGQMYLASPYTVAASAVAGHIVEYEPQRELVGA; encoded by the coding sequence ATTGTCAAGCGCCCTGACAAAGTACGTCTGCAGGGCCGCATCCTTTTCTTGACTGAAGACCCGGAACTGATTCGCCGCCAACTCAACGGCGAGGACCTGCCCTGGGACACCCAGAATCCGCGGAACAATCCCAAGCTGCGGGACGACATCTCCACCGACGAGATCACCCCCGCGCACATCTGCTTCTTCTTCGACGAGACCTTGGGCGAGTTTCCCTACACCGGCCTCAAGTGCGGCAATGAAGTGCCTATCAAGCGCGGCGACGTGAAAAAAGGCGGCTTTGTGGCCGCCGTCAGCGGCAAGCGCCGAGGCAAAGGCTCCAGCCGGGAGCAATCGCCTTATGCCGAGTTGTGTGCCGGCATCAAGCTGGTGGTCGCGGAAAATATTGAGCGCATTTACAAACAGAACTGCCAGAACCTGGGCGTGCTGACGACCACCGACTTCGGCCTGATTGACAAGATCCGAGCCGGGGAAGAGGTTCCCCTGTCCAAGTTCACTGAAGGCGAAGACGACATTACGCGCCAGGTGATCGAGTACGGCGGATTGTTCCCGTTCAACGTGGCGCGGATGCAGGGCAAAGTTTTTCTGCCGCCCATCCAGACCGCCAAGCGGCCCATGACCATCGCCGAGAAAATCTTTGCCCGCCACATGCTCAACGCCCAGAACGAACCCGGCGTGCCGTTCGTCACGCCCGGCGATTCCGGCTTTGCCCGCACCGATCTTCGTTTCAGCCACGAGTACGTCACGCCCATGGCGGCCATCTTCTTTGAGCATTTCGTCGGCAAGGACGCCAAGGTCAACGATCCTTCCACCATCCTTTTCTTCCGCGACCACCTGACCTTTTTGGACGAGGTGATTTCAGAAGAGAAAAAGAAGATGGGCCTGCTTGACCTGGCCGGACAACTCAAGCTGAAGCAGGAGGACTTCGCCAAGAAGCAGGGAATCCGCCTGCACGGCGAACTCAAAGACCGCAAAGGGTCGGAAGGCATCTGCCACTCGATCGTCGCCGAAACGTATGCGCTGCCGGGGCAGCTCAACGTGGGCTCGGATTCGCACACCCCGCATGTAGGCGCCGTGGGCTGCGTGGCCTTCGGGATCGGCACCACGGACGTGTTCAATTCTTGGATCACCAAAGACGTTCGCGTAAAGGTGCCCGAGTCGGTCAAAGTGGTCGTTCGCGGCAAGCGCAAGCCCAACGTCACGGCGAAAGATTTCATCCTGCTGCTGCTGAGCATGGAATACATTCGCAGCGGCAAGGCCTTGGCCAAAGTCATGGAGTACTGCGGCGAAGCCATTGAAGAACTCAGCGTGGACGAGCGCGCCACCATGACCAACATGGCGGCAGAGATTGGCGGGTTTACCGGCATCGTGGCGCCGGACCGCAAGACCGTGGACTTCCTCATGGAGCGTCGCGGTATGTCGCTGGCGGAGGCCAGCAAATATTGCCAGGGCCTGTTCAGCGATCCTGACGCCCACTACGCCCACGTGATCGAGGTCAATGCGGAAGACATTACTCCCATGGTGGCCACGCCGGGCGATCCCGGCAACGGCAAGTACGTCCGCGAGCTGAACACGCCGGTGCCGGTGGAGATCGCTTACGGCGGCACCTGCACCGCCGGCAAAAACGCTGACATGGATATGTACGCCCAGGTGCTTTCCGACGCTCTCAAGCAGGGCAGGCACGTGGCCGAATCCTGCAAGTTTTACATTCAGTTTGGCTCGCAAGAGACGCGAGATTATTGCCTTCGCAAAGGCTATCTGGACGTCTTCAAACAGGCCGGAGCCATCGTGATTGAGCCCAGTTGCGGCGCCTGCATCAATGCAGGTCCGGGCGTTTCCACCCGCGCCGATCAGGTGGTCATCAGCGCCCAGAACCGCAACTTCCCTGGTCGCAGCGGTCCCGGACAGATGTACTTGGCCAGCCCGTACACCGTGGCTGCCAGCGCCGTGGCCGGACACATTGTGGAATATGAGCCGCAGCGCGAGTTGGTTGGGGCGTAA
- a CDS encoding ester cyclase, giving the protein MRIPAMICLATLALPIAAIAQKAPTLEPGQKAFEAQRRREPKVQPKLQTAEQNKAVVRQVFDDLFTRGRYDLIDKVYSRDCVVHYKNRLYKLEESVSEGKGWRSAAPDLQMIAEQMKVEGNLVDVSWTAKGTHTGRGNGLTKPTGKHILVHGNSRFRVVNGKIAEVWNNYDRNEVFRQLGVSPTMGYFYEETEGLRLALSRLFYGPLSAQPQQ; this is encoded by the coding sequence ATGCGGATTCCTGCAATGATTTGTCTGGCGACATTGGCCCTGCCTATTGCCGCAATTGCGCAAAAGGCTCCCACCCTTGAGCCCGGCCAGAAGGCTTTTGAGGCTCAGCGCAGGCGTGAACCCAAGGTGCAGCCGAAACTCCAGACGGCCGAACAAAACAAAGCTGTGGTACGGCAGGTTTTTGACGACCTCTTCACCCGCGGCCGTTACGATCTCATTGACAAGGTTTACAGCAGAGACTGCGTCGTCCATTACAAGAACCGGCTTTACAAGTTGGAAGAGTCCGTTTCTGAAGGCAAAGGCTGGCGCTCCGCGGCCCCTGACCTACAGATGATTGCCGAGCAGATGAAGGTGGAAGGCAACTTGGTTGATGTTTCCTGGACCGCAAAGGGAACCCATACGGGAAGAGGCAACGGGCTGACGAAGCCCACCGGGAAACACATTCTGGTGCACGGCAACAGCAGGTTTCGCGTGGTCAACGGCAAGATCGCAGAAGTGTGGAACAACTACGATCGCAATGAAGTCTTCCGCCAACTCGGCGTGTCTCCCACCATGGGGTATTTTTACGAAGAGACTGAAGGCCTGCGCCTGGCTTTGAGCCGGTTGTTCTACGGCCCGCTCTCCGCGCAGCCACAGCAGTAA